A genome region from Canis lupus dingo isolate Sandy chromosome 7, ASM325472v2, whole genome shotgun sequence includes the following:
- the HCN3 gene encoding potassium/sodium hyperpolarization-activated cyclic nucleotide-gated channel 3 isoform X3, whose protein sequence is MDAEQRQTTGADERATPGLEAAPPAAPAPATAASGPPPGPGSGPEPKRRQLGTLLQPTVNKFSLRVFGSHKAVEIEQERVKSAGAWIIHPYSDFRFYWDLIMLLLMVGNLIVLPVGITFFKEENSPPWIVFNVLSDTFFLLDLVLNFRTGIVVEEGAEILLAPRAIRSRYLRTWFLVDLISSIPVDYIFLVVELEPRLDAEVYKTARALRIVRFTKILSLLRLLRLSRLIRYIHQWEEIFHMTYDLASAVVRIFNLIGMMLLLCHWDGCLQFLVPMLQDFPPDCWVSINHMVAPVGMPDVWLTMLSMIVGATCYAMFIGHATALIQSLDSSRRQYQEKYKQVEQYMSFHKLPADTRQRIHEYYEHRYQGKMFDEESILGELSEPLREEIINFTCRGLVAHMPLFAHADPSFVTAVLTKLRFEVFQPGDLVVREGSVGRKMYFIQHGLLSVLARGARDTRLTDGSYFGEICLLTRGRRTASVRADTYCRLYSLSVDHFNAVLEEFPMMRRAFETVAMDRLRRIGKKNSVLQRKRSEPSPGSSGGTMEQHLVQHDRDMARGVRGLAPDTGARLSGKPVLWEPLVHAPLQAAAVTSSVAIALTHQRGPLPLSPDSPVTLLARSARRSAGSPASPLVPVRAGPLLARGPWASTSRLPVPPARTLHASLSRAGRSQVSLLGPPPGGGGRRLGLRGRPLSASQPSLPQRAAGDGSPGCKGLGSERLSSSGLLAKLPGTAQPPRPSVPEPAAPRGPQLSANM, encoded by the exons GACGGGGGCCGACGAACGGGCGACCccggggctggaggcggcgccTCCTGCTGCCCCGGCGCCTGCGACCGCGGCCTCGGGACCACCCCCCGGGCCTGGCTCCGGGCCCGAGCCCAAGCGGAGGCAGCTCGGGACGCTGCTCCAGCCCACGGTCAACAAGTTCTCCCTTCGCGTGTTCGGCAGCCACAAAGCTGTGGAAATCGAGCAGGAGCGGGTCAAGTCAGCGGGGGCCTGGATCATCCACCCCTACAGCGACTTCCG gtTTTACTGGGACCTGATCATGCTCCTGTTGATGGTGGGGAACCTCATTGTGCTGCCTGTCGGCATCACCTTCTTCAAGGAAGAGAACTCCCCGCCTTGGATCGTCTTCAACGTCCTCTCTGACACTTTCTTCCTGCTGGATCTGGTGCTCAACTTCCGCACAGGCATCGTGGTTGAGGAGGGTGCCGAAATCCTGCTGGCGCCAAGAGCCATTCGGTCGCGCTACCTGCGTACCTGGTTCCTGGTCGACCTCATCTCCTCCATCCCGGTGGACTACATCTTTCTGGTGGTGGAGCTGGAGCCACGACTGGATGCCGAGGTCTACAAAACAGCGCGGGCGCTGCGCATTGTGCGCTTCACCAAGATCCTCAGCCTGCTGCGGCTGCTCCGCCTCTCCCGCCTCATCCGCTACATACAccagtgggaggag ATCTTTCACATGACCTATGACCTGGCCAGTGCTGTGGTGCGCATCTTCAACCTCATCGGGATGATGCTGCTGCTGTGTCACTGGGATGGCTGTCTGCAGTTCCTGGTCCCCATGCTGCAGGACTTCCCTCCTGACTGCTGGGTCTCCATCAACCACATGGTG GCACCTGTAGGCATGCCCGACGTCTGGCTCACCATGCTCAGCATGATTGTGGGTGCCACGTGCTACGCCATGTTCATCGGCCATGCCACTGCGCTCATCCAGTCCCTGGACTCCTCCCGACGGCAATACCAGGAGAAG tacaagcaggtggagcagtaCATGTCTTTCCACAAACTGCCGGCCGACACCCGGCAGCGCATCCATGAGTATTATGAGCATCGCTACCAGGGCAAGATGTTCGATGAAGAGAGCATTCTGGGCGAGCTGAGCGAGCCGCTTCgggag gagATCATTAACTTCACCTGCCGTGGCCTGGTGGCCCACATGCCGCTGTTTGCCCATGCTGACCCCAGCTTCGTCACGGCGGTGCTCACCAAGCTGCGCTTTGAGGTCTTCCAGCCGGGAGATCTCGTGGTGCGTGAGGGCTCCGTGGGCAGGAAGATGTACTTCATCCAGCATGGGCTGCTCAGTGTGCTGGCCCGCGGCGCCCGGGACACCCGCCTCACGGATGGATCCTACTTTGGGG AGATTTGTCTGCTGACGCGGGGCCGGCGCACAGCCAGCGTGCGGGCTGACACCTACTGCCGCCTCTACTCACTCAGCGTGGACCATTTCAACGCTGTGCTGGAGGAGTTCCCCATGATGCGCCGGGCCTTCGAGACTGTAGCCATGGATCGGCTGCGCCGCATCG GCAAGAAGAACTCTGTCCTGCAGCGGAAACGCTCTGAGCCCAGTCCAGGCAGCAGCGGGGGCACCATGGAGCAGCACTTGGTCCAGCATGACAGGGACATGGCCCGGGGTGTCCGGGGTCTAGCCCCAGACACAGGAGCTCGGCTCAGTGGAAAGCCGGTGCTATGGGAGCCCCTGGTGCACGCGCCCCTGCAGGCAGCTGCTGTGACCTCTAGCGTGGCCATTGCCCTGACTCACCAGCGGGgtcctctgcccctgtctcctGACTCTCCAGTCACCCTCCTTGCTCGCTCAGCTCGACGCTCAGcaggctccccagcctccccgcTAGTGCCCGTCCGAGCTGGCCCTCTGCTGGCCCGGGGTCCCTGGGCATCTACCTCCCGCCTACCTGTCCCACCTGCTCGAACCCTCCATGCCAGCCTGTCCCGGGCTGGGCGCTCCCAGGTATCCTTGCTGGGTCCCCCCCCAGGAGGAGGTGGACGGCGACTAGGACTTCGGGGCCGCCCTCTCTCAGCCTCCCAACCCTCTCTGCCTCAACGGGCAGCTGGGGATGGTTCTCCTGGGTGCAAGGGCTTGGGAAGTGAACGCCTGTCCTCCTCAGGGCTCCTGGCCAAGCTTCCAGGGACAGCCCAGCCCCCCAGGCCATCAGTGCCTGAGCCAGCTGCCCCTCGGGGCCCCCAGCTCTCTGCCAATATGTGA
- the HCN3 gene encoding potassium/sodium hyperpolarization-activated cyclic nucleotide-gated channel 3 isoform X4, with protein MSRSQQRTRNHGSNWVGKEGWGGHEILDQEGAESWRWKKQQPLQKSGNQRFYWDLIMLLLMVGNLIVLPVGITFFKEENSPPWIVFNVLSDTFFLLDLVLNFRTGIVVEEGAEILLAPRAIRSRYLRTWFLVDLISSIPVDYIFLVVELEPRLDAEVYKTARALRIVRFTKILSLLRLLRLSRLIRYIHQWEEIFHMTYDLASAVVRIFNLIGMMLLLCHWDGCLQFLVPMLQDFPPDCWVSINHMVNHSWGRQYSHALFKAMSHMLCIGYGQQAPVGMPDVWLTMLSMIVGATCYAMFIGHATALIQSLDSSRRQYQEKYKQVEQYMSFHKLPADTRQRIHEYYEHRYQGKMFDEESILGELSEPLREEIINFTCRGLVAHMPLFAHADPSFVTAVLTKLRFEVFQPGDLVVREGSVGRKMYFIQHGLLSVLARGARDTRLTDGSYFGEICLLTRGRRTASVRADTYCRLYSLSVDHFNAVLEEFPMMRRAFETVAMDRLRRIGKKNSVLQRKRSEPSPGSSGGTMEQHLVQHDRDMARGVRGLAPDTGARLSGKPVLWEPLVHAPLQAAAVTSSVAIALTHQRGPLPLSPDSPVTLLARSARRSAGSPASPLVPVRAGPLLARGPWASTSRLPVPPARTLHASLSRAGRSQVSLLGPPPGGGGRRLGLRGRPLSASQPSLPQRAAGDGSPGCKGLGSERLSSSGLLAKLPGTAQPPRPSVPEPAAPRGPQLSANM; from the exons ATGAGTAGATCCCAGCAGAGAACCAGGAACCATGGGTCCAACTGGGTTGggaaggagggctggggagggcatgAAATCCTAGaccaggaaggggcagagagctGGAGATGGAAGAAGCAGCAACCTCTTCAGAAATCTGGGAACCAAAG gtTTTACTGGGACCTGATCATGCTCCTGTTGATGGTGGGGAACCTCATTGTGCTGCCTGTCGGCATCACCTTCTTCAAGGAAGAGAACTCCCCGCCTTGGATCGTCTTCAACGTCCTCTCTGACACTTTCTTCCTGCTGGATCTGGTGCTCAACTTCCGCACAGGCATCGTGGTTGAGGAGGGTGCCGAAATCCTGCTGGCGCCAAGAGCCATTCGGTCGCGCTACCTGCGTACCTGGTTCCTGGTCGACCTCATCTCCTCCATCCCGGTGGACTACATCTTTCTGGTGGTGGAGCTGGAGCCACGACTGGATGCCGAGGTCTACAAAACAGCGCGGGCGCTGCGCATTGTGCGCTTCACCAAGATCCTCAGCCTGCTGCGGCTGCTCCGCCTCTCCCGCCTCATCCGCTACATACAccagtgggaggag ATCTTTCACATGACCTATGACCTGGCCAGTGCTGTGGTGCGCATCTTCAACCTCATCGGGATGATGCTGCTGCTGTGTCACTGGGATGGCTGTCTGCAGTTCCTGGTCCCCATGCTGCAGGACTTCCCTCCTGACTGCTGGGTCTCCATCAACCACATGGTG AACCACTCATGGGGGCGCCAGTATTCCCATGCCCTGTTCAAGGCCATGAGCCACATGCTGTGCATTGGCTACGGGCAGCAGGCACCTGTAGGCATGCCCGACGTCTGGCTCACCATGCTCAGCATGATTGTGGGTGCCACGTGCTACGCCATGTTCATCGGCCATGCCACTGCGCTCATCCAGTCCCTGGACTCCTCCCGACGGCAATACCAGGAGAAG tacaagcaggtggagcagtaCATGTCTTTCCACAAACTGCCGGCCGACACCCGGCAGCGCATCCATGAGTATTATGAGCATCGCTACCAGGGCAAGATGTTCGATGAAGAGAGCATTCTGGGCGAGCTGAGCGAGCCGCTTCgggag gagATCATTAACTTCACCTGCCGTGGCCTGGTGGCCCACATGCCGCTGTTTGCCCATGCTGACCCCAGCTTCGTCACGGCGGTGCTCACCAAGCTGCGCTTTGAGGTCTTCCAGCCGGGAGATCTCGTGGTGCGTGAGGGCTCCGTGGGCAGGAAGATGTACTTCATCCAGCATGGGCTGCTCAGTGTGCTGGCCCGCGGCGCCCGGGACACCCGCCTCACGGATGGATCCTACTTTGGGG AGATTTGTCTGCTGACGCGGGGCCGGCGCACAGCCAGCGTGCGGGCTGACACCTACTGCCGCCTCTACTCACTCAGCGTGGACCATTTCAACGCTGTGCTGGAGGAGTTCCCCATGATGCGCCGGGCCTTCGAGACTGTAGCCATGGATCGGCTGCGCCGCATCG GCAAGAAGAACTCTGTCCTGCAGCGGAAACGCTCTGAGCCCAGTCCAGGCAGCAGCGGGGGCACCATGGAGCAGCACTTGGTCCAGCATGACAGGGACATGGCCCGGGGTGTCCGGGGTCTAGCCCCAGACACAGGAGCTCGGCTCAGTGGAAAGCCGGTGCTATGGGAGCCCCTGGTGCACGCGCCCCTGCAGGCAGCTGCTGTGACCTCTAGCGTGGCCATTGCCCTGACTCACCAGCGGGgtcctctgcccctgtctcctGACTCTCCAGTCACCCTCCTTGCTCGCTCAGCTCGACGCTCAGcaggctccccagcctccccgcTAGTGCCCGTCCGAGCTGGCCCTCTGCTGGCCCGGGGTCCCTGGGCATCTACCTCCCGCCTACCTGTCCCACCTGCTCGAACCCTCCATGCCAGCCTGTCCCGGGCTGGGCGCTCCCAGGTATCCTTGCTGGGTCCCCCCCCAGGAGGAGGTGGACGGCGACTAGGACTTCGGGGCCGCCCTCTCTCAGCCTCCCAACCCTCTCTGCCTCAACGGGCAGCTGGGGATGGTTCTCCTGGGTGCAAGGGCTTGGGAAGTGAACGCCTGTCCTCCTCAGGGCTCCTGGCCAAGCTTCCAGGGACAGCCCAGCCCCCCAGGCCATCAGTGCCTGAGCCAGCTGCCCCTCGGGGCCCCCAGCTCTCTGCCAATATGTGA
- the HCN3 gene encoding potassium/sodium hyperpolarization-activated cyclic nucleotide-gated channel 3 isoform X1, protein MDAEQRQTTGADERATPGLEAAPPAAPAPATAASGPPPGPGSGPEPKRRQLGTLLQPTVNKFSLRVFGSHKAVEIEQERVKSAGAWIIHPYSDFRFYWDLIMLLLMVGNLIVLPVGITFFKEENSPPWIVFNVLSDTFFLLDLVLNFRTGIVVEEGAEILLAPRAIRSRYLRTWFLVDLISSIPVDYIFLVVELEPRLDAEVYKTARALRIVRFTKILSLLRLLRLSRLIRYIHQWEEIFHMTYDLASAVVRIFNLIGMMLLLCHWDGCLQFLVPMLQDFPPDCWVSINHMVNHSWGRQYSHALFKAMSHMLCIGYGQQAPVGMPDVWLTMLSMIVGATCYAMFIGHATALIQSLDSSRRQYQEKYKQVEQYMSFHKLPADTRQRIHEYYEHRYQGKMFDEESILGELSEPLREEIINFTCRGLVAHMPLFAHADPSFVTAVLTKLRFEVFQPGDLVVREGSVGRKMYFIQHGLLSVLARGARDTRLTDGSYFGEICLLTRGRRTASVRADTYCRLYSLSVDHFNAVLEEFPMMRRAFETVAMDRLRRIGKKNSVLQRKRSEPSPGSSGGTMEQHLVQHDRDMARGVRGLAPDTGARLSGKPVLWEPLVHAPLQAAAVTSSVAIALTHQRGPLPLSPDSPVTLLARSARRSAGSPASPLVPVRAGPLLARGPWASTSRLPVPPARTLHASLSRAGRSQVSLLGPPPGGGGRRLGLRGRPLSASQPSLPQRAAGDGSPGCKGLGSERLSSSGLLAKLPGTAQPPRPSVPEPAAPRGPQLSANM, encoded by the exons GACGGGGGCCGACGAACGGGCGACCccggggctggaggcggcgccTCCTGCTGCCCCGGCGCCTGCGACCGCGGCCTCGGGACCACCCCCCGGGCCTGGCTCCGGGCCCGAGCCCAAGCGGAGGCAGCTCGGGACGCTGCTCCAGCCCACGGTCAACAAGTTCTCCCTTCGCGTGTTCGGCAGCCACAAAGCTGTGGAAATCGAGCAGGAGCGGGTCAAGTCAGCGGGGGCCTGGATCATCCACCCCTACAGCGACTTCCG gtTTTACTGGGACCTGATCATGCTCCTGTTGATGGTGGGGAACCTCATTGTGCTGCCTGTCGGCATCACCTTCTTCAAGGAAGAGAACTCCCCGCCTTGGATCGTCTTCAACGTCCTCTCTGACACTTTCTTCCTGCTGGATCTGGTGCTCAACTTCCGCACAGGCATCGTGGTTGAGGAGGGTGCCGAAATCCTGCTGGCGCCAAGAGCCATTCGGTCGCGCTACCTGCGTACCTGGTTCCTGGTCGACCTCATCTCCTCCATCCCGGTGGACTACATCTTTCTGGTGGTGGAGCTGGAGCCACGACTGGATGCCGAGGTCTACAAAACAGCGCGGGCGCTGCGCATTGTGCGCTTCACCAAGATCCTCAGCCTGCTGCGGCTGCTCCGCCTCTCCCGCCTCATCCGCTACATACAccagtgggaggag ATCTTTCACATGACCTATGACCTGGCCAGTGCTGTGGTGCGCATCTTCAACCTCATCGGGATGATGCTGCTGCTGTGTCACTGGGATGGCTGTCTGCAGTTCCTGGTCCCCATGCTGCAGGACTTCCCTCCTGACTGCTGGGTCTCCATCAACCACATGGTG AACCACTCATGGGGGCGCCAGTATTCCCATGCCCTGTTCAAGGCCATGAGCCACATGCTGTGCATTGGCTACGGGCAGCAGGCACCTGTAGGCATGCCCGACGTCTGGCTCACCATGCTCAGCATGATTGTGGGTGCCACGTGCTACGCCATGTTCATCGGCCATGCCACTGCGCTCATCCAGTCCCTGGACTCCTCCCGACGGCAATACCAGGAGAAG tacaagcaggtggagcagtaCATGTCTTTCCACAAACTGCCGGCCGACACCCGGCAGCGCATCCATGAGTATTATGAGCATCGCTACCAGGGCAAGATGTTCGATGAAGAGAGCATTCTGGGCGAGCTGAGCGAGCCGCTTCgggag gagATCATTAACTTCACCTGCCGTGGCCTGGTGGCCCACATGCCGCTGTTTGCCCATGCTGACCCCAGCTTCGTCACGGCGGTGCTCACCAAGCTGCGCTTTGAGGTCTTCCAGCCGGGAGATCTCGTGGTGCGTGAGGGCTCCGTGGGCAGGAAGATGTACTTCATCCAGCATGGGCTGCTCAGTGTGCTGGCCCGCGGCGCCCGGGACACCCGCCTCACGGATGGATCCTACTTTGGGG AGATTTGTCTGCTGACGCGGGGCCGGCGCACAGCCAGCGTGCGGGCTGACACCTACTGCCGCCTCTACTCACTCAGCGTGGACCATTTCAACGCTGTGCTGGAGGAGTTCCCCATGATGCGCCGGGCCTTCGAGACTGTAGCCATGGATCGGCTGCGCCGCATCG GCAAGAAGAACTCTGTCCTGCAGCGGAAACGCTCTGAGCCCAGTCCAGGCAGCAGCGGGGGCACCATGGAGCAGCACTTGGTCCAGCATGACAGGGACATGGCCCGGGGTGTCCGGGGTCTAGCCCCAGACACAGGAGCTCGGCTCAGTGGAAAGCCGGTGCTATGGGAGCCCCTGGTGCACGCGCCCCTGCAGGCAGCTGCTGTGACCTCTAGCGTGGCCATTGCCCTGACTCACCAGCGGGgtcctctgcccctgtctcctGACTCTCCAGTCACCCTCCTTGCTCGCTCAGCTCGACGCTCAGcaggctccccagcctccccgcTAGTGCCCGTCCGAGCTGGCCCTCTGCTGGCCCGGGGTCCCTGGGCATCTACCTCCCGCCTACCTGTCCCACCTGCTCGAACCCTCCATGCCAGCCTGTCCCGGGCTGGGCGCTCCCAGGTATCCTTGCTGGGTCCCCCCCCAGGAGGAGGTGGACGGCGACTAGGACTTCGGGGCCGCCCTCTCTCAGCCTCCCAACCCTCTCTGCCTCAACGGGCAGCTGGGGATGGTTCTCCTGGGTGCAAGGGCTTGGGAAGTGAACGCCTGTCCTCCTCAGGGCTCCTGGCCAAGCTTCCAGGGACAGCCCAGCCCCCCAGGCCATCAGTGCCTGAGCCAGCTGCCCCTCGGGGCCCCCAGCTCTCTGCCAATATGTGA
- the HCN3 gene encoding potassium/sodium hyperpolarization-activated cyclic nucleotide-gated channel 3 isoform X2 has product MDAEQRQTTGADERATPGLEAAPPAAPAPATAASGPPPGPGSGPEPKRRQLGTLLQPTVNKFSLRVFGSHKAVEIEQERVKSAGAWIIHPYSDFRFYWDLIMLLLMVGNLIVLPVGITFFKEENSPPWIVFNVLSDTFFLLDLVLNFRTGIVVEEGAEILLAPRAIRSRYLRTWFLVDLISSIPVDYIFLVVELEPRLDAEVYKTARALRIVRFTKILSLLRLLRLSRLIRYIHQWEEIFHMTYDLASAVVRIFNLIGMMLLLCHWDGCLQFLVPMLQDFPPDCWVSINHMVQAPVGMPDVWLTMLSMIVGATCYAMFIGHATALIQSLDSSRRQYQEKYKQVEQYMSFHKLPADTRQRIHEYYEHRYQGKMFDEESILGELSEPLREEIINFTCRGLVAHMPLFAHADPSFVTAVLTKLRFEVFQPGDLVVREGSVGRKMYFIQHGLLSVLARGARDTRLTDGSYFGEICLLTRGRRTASVRADTYCRLYSLSVDHFNAVLEEFPMMRRAFETVAMDRLRRIGKKNSVLQRKRSEPSPGSSGGTMEQHLVQHDRDMARGVRGLAPDTGARLSGKPVLWEPLVHAPLQAAAVTSSVAIALTHQRGPLPLSPDSPVTLLARSARRSAGSPASPLVPVRAGPLLARGPWASTSRLPVPPARTLHASLSRAGRSQVSLLGPPPGGGGRRLGLRGRPLSASQPSLPQRAAGDGSPGCKGLGSERLSSSGLLAKLPGTAQPPRPSVPEPAAPRGPQLSANM; this is encoded by the exons GACGGGGGCCGACGAACGGGCGACCccggggctggaggcggcgccTCCTGCTGCCCCGGCGCCTGCGACCGCGGCCTCGGGACCACCCCCCGGGCCTGGCTCCGGGCCCGAGCCCAAGCGGAGGCAGCTCGGGACGCTGCTCCAGCCCACGGTCAACAAGTTCTCCCTTCGCGTGTTCGGCAGCCACAAAGCTGTGGAAATCGAGCAGGAGCGGGTCAAGTCAGCGGGGGCCTGGATCATCCACCCCTACAGCGACTTCCG gtTTTACTGGGACCTGATCATGCTCCTGTTGATGGTGGGGAACCTCATTGTGCTGCCTGTCGGCATCACCTTCTTCAAGGAAGAGAACTCCCCGCCTTGGATCGTCTTCAACGTCCTCTCTGACACTTTCTTCCTGCTGGATCTGGTGCTCAACTTCCGCACAGGCATCGTGGTTGAGGAGGGTGCCGAAATCCTGCTGGCGCCAAGAGCCATTCGGTCGCGCTACCTGCGTACCTGGTTCCTGGTCGACCTCATCTCCTCCATCCCGGTGGACTACATCTTTCTGGTGGTGGAGCTGGAGCCACGACTGGATGCCGAGGTCTACAAAACAGCGCGGGCGCTGCGCATTGTGCGCTTCACCAAGATCCTCAGCCTGCTGCGGCTGCTCCGCCTCTCCCGCCTCATCCGCTACATACAccagtgggaggag ATCTTTCACATGACCTATGACCTGGCCAGTGCTGTGGTGCGCATCTTCAACCTCATCGGGATGATGCTGCTGCTGTGTCACTGGGATGGCTGTCTGCAGTTCCTGGTCCCCATGCTGCAGGACTTCCCTCCTGACTGCTGGGTCTCCATCAACCACATGGTG CAGGCACCTGTAGGCATGCCCGACGTCTGGCTCACCATGCTCAGCATGATTGTGGGTGCCACGTGCTACGCCATGTTCATCGGCCATGCCACTGCGCTCATCCAGTCCCTGGACTCCTCCCGACGGCAATACCAGGAGAAG tacaagcaggtggagcagtaCATGTCTTTCCACAAACTGCCGGCCGACACCCGGCAGCGCATCCATGAGTATTATGAGCATCGCTACCAGGGCAAGATGTTCGATGAAGAGAGCATTCTGGGCGAGCTGAGCGAGCCGCTTCgggag gagATCATTAACTTCACCTGCCGTGGCCTGGTGGCCCACATGCCGCTGTTTGCCCATGCTGACCCCAGCTTCGTCACGGCGGTGCTCACCAAGCTGCGCTTTGAGGTCTTCCAGCCGGGAGATCTCGTGGTGCGTGAGGGCTCCGTGGGCAGGAAGATGTACTTCATCCAGCATGGGCTGCTCAGTGTGCTGGCCCGCGGCGCCCGGGACACCCGCCTCACGGATGGATCCTACTTTGGGG AGATTTGTCTGCTGACGCGGGGCCGGCGCACAGCCAGCGTGCGGGCTGACACCTACTGCCGCCTCTACTCACTCAGCGTGGACCATTTCAACGCTGTGCTGGAGGAGTTCCCCATGATGCGCCGGGCCTTCGAGACTGTAGCCATGGATCGGCTGCGCCGCATCG GCAAGAAGAACTCTGTCCTGCAGCGGAAACGCTCTGAGCCCAGTCCAGGCAGCAGCGGGGGCACCATGGAGCAGCACTTGGTCCAGCATGACAGGGACATGGCCCGGGGTGTCCGGGGTCTAGCCCCAGACACAGGAGCTCGGCTCAGTGGAAAGCCGGTGCTATGGGAGCCCCTGGTGCACGCGCCCCTGCAGGCAGCTGCTGTGACCTCTAGCGTGGCCATTGCCCTGACTCACCAGCGGGgtcctctgcccctgtctcctGACTCTCCAGTCACCCTCCTTGCTCGCTCAGCTCGACGCTCAGcaggctccccagcctccccgcTAGTGCCCGTCCGAGCTGGCCCTCTGCTGGCCCGGGGTCCCTGGGCATCTACCTCCCGCCTACCTGTCCCACCTGCTCGAACCCTCCATGCCAGCCTGTCCCGGGCTGGGCGCTCCCAGGTATCCTTGCTGGGTCCCCCCCCAGGAGGAGGTGGACGGCGACTAGGACTTCGGGGCCGCCCTCTCTCAGCCTCCCAACCCTCTCTGCCTCAACGGGCAGCTGGGGATGGTTCTCCTGGGTGCAAGGGCTTGGGAAGTGAACGCCTGTCCTCCTCAGGGCTCCTGGCCAAGCTTCCAGGGACAGCCCAGCCCCCCAGGCCATCAGTGCCTGAGCCAGCTGCCCCTCGGGGCCCCCAGCTCTCTGCCAATATGTGA